The Actinomycetota bacterium genome contains the following window.
CCTGCGCACTGGGCATCGAGGTCAGGGAGACCTCGCTCGTGCGCACCGACCTCTACACAGCCGACGAGATGTTCATGACCGGCTCAGCAGCTGAGGTCGTCCCCGTCAACTCGGTCGACGGCCGAGTGATAGGGGAGCCTGGACCGATCACGGTGGAGCTGCAGAAGTACTTCTTCCGAGTCGTGGAGGGCAAGGAACCGGCTTTCGCACACTGGATCGAGCATGTATAACCGGACACGACCCGCAGGGTAGGCGACTCGGATGATCACTCTTTACGACACCACACTGCGCGACGGGACCCAGCGAGAGGGCCTCACGCTTTCGGTTGGAGACAAGATCCGCATCGCCCAACGCCTCGACGTCCTCGGCATACACTACATCGAGGGCGGATTCCCGGGTTCCAACCCAAAGGACGCCGAGTTCTTCAAGCGCGTCCGCGACGTTGCGTTCGAGAACGCTCAGATCACCGCCTTTGGCGCTACCTGCCGAAAGGGTGCCTCGGCGGAGACCGATCCGGGACTTCTGGCGTTGCTGGAGACCGGGTGTGACACGCTGTGCATCTTCGGTAAGGCGTGGGATCTCCACGTGACCGAGGCGCTCGGTGCGACTCTGGCTGAGAACGTGCGCATGGTCCACGATAGCGTCGCTTTCCTCAAGGCGGCCGGCAAGCAGGTCTTCTTCGATGCTGAGCACTTCTTCGACGGCTACGCCAACGATGCGTCATATGCGATCGAGGTGTGTCAGGCGGCTGCTTCGGCCGGTGCGGATGCGATCGTGCTCTGTGACACGAACGGCGGCATGATGCCACATCAGGTGCTCTCGGCAGTGACTGCGATGTCGCTAGTCATCGATGCGCCGTTGGGGATCCACGCTCACAACGATACCGGTTGCGCCGTGGCCAACTCGCTGCTTGCGGTCGAGGCTGGCTGCGTCCAGGTTCAGGGAACCGCGAACGGTTATGGCGAGCGCGCTGGCAACGCCGACCTGCTGACGATCATCCCGTCGCTCGTGCTCAAGATGGGCAAGGAGTGCATCACCAAAGAGCAGCTCAAGCTGCTCACAGAGGTCAGCCACTTCATCGCCGAGACAGCCAACCTCTCGCCTTACCCGCATCAGCCCTATGTGGGCATCTCGGCGTTCGCGCACAAAGGCGGCGTGCACGCTAGCGCCGCGGCGAAGCTGCCCGAGGCTTACGAGCACATCGACCCTGCGTCGGTGGGCAATCTCGCACGAGTGGTCGTGAGCGAACTCGCCGGCCGAGCGTCCTTGACGATGAAGGCGAAGGAGATGGGCATCGACCTTACCGGTGATGCCGAGACGGTCGCCGAAGTCCTCGACAGCATCAAGCAGCTCGAGCACGAGGGTTACAGCTTCGAGACCGCGGACGGATCGCTCGAACTGATGTTGCGCAAGAAGCTGGGTACCTACGAGCCGCTTTTCCGCCTCGAGTCGTTCCGCTGCATCATGGAGAAGCGCGAGGACGGCAAAGTGGCGACCGAAGCGACCATCAAGATCCACGTCGGCGGCCACCGGTATATCGCAACCGCCGAAGGCAACGGTCCGGTCAACGCTTTGGACAAGGCGCTCCGAATCGCGATGGGCAGATTCTATCCGCACCTGGAGGACTTCGAGCTCGTCGACTACAAAGTGCGGGTCCTGGAGGAGAAGAAGGGGACTGCGGCAGTCACCCGAGTTCTCATTGAGACGAGCGATGGCGAGAAGTCTTGGGGGACGGTGGGCGTTAGCGAGAATATCATCGAGGCATCGTGGGATGCGCTCGTCGATGGAGTGGAGCACGGGCTGGCCCATCCGCTGGCGCAGTGTGATCACGGCCCGAAGACTGCATAGACGATAAAGGATTCGCGGCTTCCGTATGGAATCTATAGACCAGGGGTACGGCATAGATGAGATCCGGAGGCGCAAGATGCGCGTCGTCAGAGTCCTTAGCGACTGTGATTGCCGCTATGGACTAGCGGACGCTCAGACCGTCACTCTGATCTCCGACGAGCCTTTTGCGGCGTGGGAGACGGAGCGCACCCTATCACTGCACGAGGCATCACTCCTCACCCCTGTCGTTCCAACAAAGATCGTCTGTGTGGGCCTGAACTATCGAGGACATGCAGCTGAGTTGGGCCAGCCGATTCCGCAAGAGCCGGTGATCTTCCTCAAGCCCCCGACCACCATCAACAAACCTGAAGGCGAGATCGTCATCCCGCCGGGCATCGGTCAGGTCGATTACGAGGCCGAACTGGCAGTGGTCATCGGTAGGCACACGCATAATGCCTCGCCTGCCGAAGCCAGACAGAGCATCCTTGGCTACACCTGCGCTAACGACGTGACCGCTCGCGAAATCCAACGCCGCGACGGCCAGTGGACCCGCGCCAAGAGCTTCGACGGCTTCTGCCCTTTGGGGCCTTGGGTCGAGACCGACGTCGAGCCCGACGACCTCCTCGTCGAGGCGATCATCAACGGCGAGGTGAGGCAGGCTGCACGCACCAGCGAGATGATCTTCGGCGTGTACGATCTGGTGTCGTTCATCAGCGGGGTCATGACGCTTCTGCCCGGCGATGTGGTGCTCACGGGCACTCCGGCGGGGATAGGCGCAGTCCGCCCTGGAGACAAGGTCGAGGTGCGCATCGAGGGCATTGGCTCGCTTACGAACACTGTCGTCTGAAGGGCATGCGCCGTCTGTCGAATCGTGGCCGCCTTTCGGCTATGAGCGGACGCAATATGTCGTTTCGGGTGGTATCCTATCTACGATATGTTGTGCCCGACCGCCAATCCCTGGAGGAACCGCCGAGTGTCTGTCGATCGCCTTCGAACACCTGAGGTAGATGAACTGCTGAGGGCTTTAGCCTCGATTCAGAACCCGGATGAAGCCTACGCGCTGCTGCAGGATCTGTGCACTGTGCGCGAGGTTCAGGACATGGCACAGCGGCTTCGAGTGGCGCGGATGTTGGCGGCAGGAGAGCACTACTCGGCGATTAGGCACTCCACGGGTGCTTCGGCGACCACGATCAGTCGAGTCAGCAAGGCACTGAACTACGGGGCCGATGGCTATCGCACGATCATCGCAAGGCTCGATGAGGGGCCAGGCGAGCGCTGACATGTCCTTCGTCCACTTGCACACACACTCAATGTATTCGCTGCTCGACGGTGCGGCTCGCATCACGGATCTTGTGAGCAAGGCCGCTGAGCACAAGATGCCCGCTTTGGCATTGACCGATCACGGGTACATCTATGGGGCCGTCGACTTCTTCCGCCAGGCCAAGAAGGCGGGGGTCAAGCCGATCATCGGTTGCGAGGTCTATTTCACGCCGGGGTCGATATCTCAACGGGAGGGTAAGCCGGAGCTTTATCACCTGTTGCTGCTCGCCAAGAACGATATCGGCTTGGCGAACCTCAAATCGCTACTGAGCGCTGCCGCGGTCGAGGGTTTCTTCTACAAGCCGCGGATCGACATGGAGTTGTTGACTCAGCATTCGGAAGGTCTCATTGGGACGAGCGCCTGCATGAGCGGAATCGTGAGCAAGTCAATCGAGCTGGGCATGGTCGAACAGGCCCGGGAGTGGGCGATCAAGTACTCGCAGATCTTCGCGCCTGGCGACTTCTACCTCGAGATCCAGGATCAGGGGATCGTCGCCGACAACGGGGTGACCCAGCGCCAACTGTGCGAGAAGATCGCAGCCCTCGGCGAGGAGTTAGGCTTGCCGCTCGTGGCGACCAACGACATCCACTACATCTCGCAGGAGGACAGCACCACCCAGGACCTGCTACTTTGCATCGGGACCGGCACCACTCTGAGCGACGAGAAGCGCATGAAGTTCTCGAGCACGGAGTTCTACATGAAGTCACCTGCCGAGATGGCCGAGGTCATGTCGGCGTACCCGCAGGCTCTCGCCAACACGCTTGAGATTGCCGAGAAGTGTTCGGTCGACATCGACTTCGACAGTCTGCACCTCCCGGTCTTCCCGGTTCCGGAAGGCATGACGCAAGAGGGGTACCTGCACGAGCAGTGCGTCAAGGGGCTCAAAGTGAGGTACGGCGATCCAGTGCCCGATAGCGTCATGGCAAGACTCGACTCTGAGATCGCCGTCATCAACGAACACGGCTTTGCGCCGTACTTCCTCGTCGTGGCTGACATCGTGCAGTGGGCGAAGGGGCAGGGAATCGGGGTCGGCCCCGGAAGAGGATCAGCGGCCGGGTCGATCATTGCATACTCGCTAGGCATTACCACGCTGGATCCGATAGCCAACGGCCTTCTGTTCGAGCGCTTCCTCAATCCAGAGAGAAGCGAGATGCCCGACATCGACATCGACTTTGACGACGAACGTCGTGGCGACGTGATCCAGTACATGATCGATGAATATGGTGAGGACAAGGTCGCACAGATAATCACCTTCGGCACCATGAAGGCCCGCGCTGCTGTTCGTGATGCAGGACGGGTTCTCGGCTATCCGTATGGGGTGCCGGATCGCATTTCCAAGATGATCGTCGAGGACCTCAAAGGCACTATCGACTCGTCGCTTGCTCAGAACTCGGAGTTCAAGGCCGACTACGACACCAACATCGACACCAAGAAGATCGTCGACGCCGCCCGCGCGCTCGAGGGCATCGTCCGAGGCGAAGGAGTCCATGCGGCCGGAGTGGTCATCTGCCCGGATCCCGTTCGTACCCACGTGCCAGTGAAGTACGACACGAAGGGTGGCGCGGTCATCACGCAGTGGGACGGCGTGACCGTGGGCGACCTCGGCCTGCTCAAGATGGATATCCTAGGACTCAGGACGCTAACTGCGATCGCCCATGCTGTCCGGGGCATCGAAGAACGACATGGTTTGCGTATCGACCCCGAGCAGATTCCCATCGACGACAAGAAGACCTTCGACCTCCTTAGCCGAGGAGACACCATGGGTGTTTTCCAGGTCGAATCGGCTGGCATGAGACAGCTTCTGAAGAAGATGAAGCCGACCACCTTCGAGGACGTGGTGGCCATCCTTGCGCTCTATCGCCCCGGTCCACTCGGGTCGGGCATGGTCGACGACTTCGTCGAGCGCAAGCTCGGTCGCAAGGAGGTCACCTACTACGACGATCGACTGGCCCCGATCCTGAAGGAGACGTACGGCACCGTCGTCTACCAGGAACAGGTCATGCGCATCTCGATGGAGATGAGTGGCTTCTCGGCGGCTAAAGCGGACAAGCTGCGAAAGGCGATGGGCAAGAAGCTCACAGATGTTCTGGCGGCACTCAAAGGCGACTGGGTCGAGGGTGCCAAAGGCAACGGCTACGACGCCAAGCTCGCTGAGAGCATGTGGAACGACATCGAGCCCTTCGCCGAGTATGCGTTCAACAAATCGCACTCGGCAGCTTATGGGCTGATCACGCTGCAGACCGCTTACCTCAAAGCGCACTACCCAAGCGAGTACATGGCGGCAGTGCTCAGCAGCCATCAGGGTAAGACCGAGAACATCGTCAAGTACGTCGCCGAGTGCAATCGCGCTGGCCTCAAGATTCTGCCGCCGGATGTGAACTCGTCGAACAAGCGGTTCACGGCCGTGGATGAGGGCATCAGATTCGGGCTGGCGGACATCCGTGGCGTGGGTGAAGCCGTCGTGGAAGAGATACTGAAAGCGCGCGAGAAGGGCGGCCCGTTCTCATCGCTGCATGACTTCTGTGAGCGCGTCGAGGCGGGCAAGTTCAACAAGAAGACCCTGGAAGCGCTGGTCAAGGCGGGTGCTTTCGACTCCACCGGATACTCTCGCATGCAGCTATCAGGCCTGGTCGATGAGTGCGTGGAGCTCGCGGCCAGGCGCCACAAGGATCGCCAGAGCGGTCAGGTCTCGATGTTCGATCTCTTCTCGGCAGAGGATGTTGGCGGCATCGATGATATCCCCGAGCCCTCAGGCGAGGAGTGGGACAAGAAGATCAAGCTGACGTTCGAGAAGGAGATGCTAGGCATCTACGTCTCCGATCATCCGCTCAAAGCCATCGCGGGGAAAATCCGCGAGGCCGCAGATTACAGCTTGCTTGAGGTCGAGGACCTGCCTGCAGGCACCATCGCCAGATTCGCAGGGATCCTCTCGGCGGTCGACCGTAAGCCGACGAGGGCCGGCAAGATGATGGCCATCATGACCTTGGAAGACCTTGGCGGCTCCGTGGAAGCGGTGCTTTTCCCGCAGATGTTCGACAAGTTCCGCGATCTAATCGCCGAGGAAGCGCAGGTGTGCCTCAAGGCCAAGATCGAAGAGGATGACCGTGGGCGCAAGCTTATCGTGATGGACGTGACTGCCCTCGAGCCCACAGAGCGCGTGCGTAAGCCCGGCAAAGTGGTCGTAGAGACCGATCACGCGGCCATTGCGAACGGCAGATTCGATGAGCTCAAAGAGCTGGTGGATCGCTATCCGGGGAGTGACACCCTTGAACTGCATCTGCGTGGCTCCGGATCAGTCCGGGTCTTCGCCTGCGGCATGGTGGATCGCTACGAGAACGGTCTTCACGCTGGGCTCATGGAGATGTTCGGCGGTGCGTGCGTCCGCACGTAGGTTGGGGACGCACCTGCGAGGGGTTGACTCGCCTTCGGCATGTGGTATGCTACTCCAGCACTCTATCACTATAGTGCGATGAAGTGGCCGTAGAGGAGATTGAACTGCAATGAGACCCACGACACCAAGAGGCTTTCGCGACATCCTCACACGTGAGGCTCGCGAGCGTGACCAGATATCGAGGTCGATCATCGAGGCACTGGCCGCCTGGGGGTATTCGATCGTTGAGACCCCGATCGTCGAAGAGTACACGACGCTCCAGGTCGGCGTAGGCAAGTCGCTCCAGGGAACCGTGTTCCCGTTCGTCGATACCGACGGAACTTTGCTAGCACTGCGCCCAGAGATGTCGGTCCCGATCGCGAGGCTTGCTGCGACGCGGCTTTCCCAGTCGCCCGGACCACACCGGCTCAGCTACAGCTCGGAGGTCTTCCGCGAGCAAGTCTCGTTGCGCGGGCAGGCCCGGCAGTTCACCCAGGTCGGACTCGAGCTTATCGGTGCGAGCGGCCCTGTCGCCGATGCCGAAGTGGTCGGCACGCTCGTCGAGTCCCTTCGAGCTACGGGGCTTCGCGGGTTCGTGGTCGCTGTGGGCACCGTGGAGGTCCTGCGGTCGATCATCACATCGTCCGATATGGACTCCCAGTGGAAAGATGCTGTCATCGAGGCAGCTCAGAAGCGCAATCTCGTGGCCATCGACCTTTTGGCCGCTCGCGAAGGACTCGATTCTGCAGTCGCTTCTGCACTCAGGGTCGTTCCGCGCCTGCGCGGTGGCCGCGAGGTGATCGCCGAGTGTTCGCAGGTAGCGGGATCCTTCGCTGGAGTCGCGGCTGCCCTCGATCTTCTCGGCGCCACGTGGGATCTACTCGAAGCCTCTGGCGTCCAGGAGTTCGTCTCGATCGACCTGGGCACCATGAGGTCGTTCGACTACTACGCAGGCATGGTCCTCGAGGTCTTCGCGCCGCAGCTCGGCGTCGCAATCGGCGGAGGCGGCCGATACGACCCGGTGATGTCGGAGTTCGGCGACCCTTGTCCGGCCGCTGGCTTTGCGCTCGGACTCGAGAGGGTGCACATCGCACTTTCCGAGCAGGGCGGCGTGAAGCCCTCCCGAGCCCTGGACGCTGTTCTCGGCGGCGAGGCGCAGCAATCGTTCGTGGCGGCAGCCAAGCTTCGGGCCGCGGGGTGGCGGGTGCGTCTCGCTTGCGGGGATCGGGCCAGCGTCGCCGAAGAGGGTCCGCAGTTCGCAGCGAAGCTCGCTTTGTGGGCCTCGGCAGACGGCGTCGTGGTCCTCGGCAGCGATGCGAGCGTCACCGGCACGCTGTCCGAGCCCTTCGGCGAGCCGCCTAGCCAAGCCGAAAGAGAGTCGGAGGTGCGCTCGTGATCGTGAAGCGCTCGATCGAAGCCCACGAAGCCGCCAGCAGATCGCGACTTCGGTTCGCAATCCCGAAAGGCGCCCTGTTCTCAGGGGCCGTCGATGTGCTCTCGCGCATCGGTGTCGACACGCGCGGACTCGAGGAGTCCGGCCGCCAACTCATCGTGGTCACCGACGATTTCGAGTTCGTGATCAGCAAGCCAAGCGACATCCCCATCTACGTTGCCACTGGCGCCGCCGATGTCGGTATCGCAGGCGCGGACGTGCTCGCAGAACTCCAGGTTGACGTCGTGGAGATACTCGACCTCGGGTTTGGGGCGTGCAAGATGGTCGTCGCCGAGCCGCTGGTCCCGCGCGAAGACCCGCAGCAAGTGTACGAGCACCTCGGCGTCATCCGTGTGGCGACCAAGTACCCGCGCATCACCGAGCGCCACTACTCGCGAAAAGGCGTGCAGGTCGAGGTCGTCAAGCTAAACGGCAACATCGAGATCGCCCCACTCATCGGCATGGCGGACCAGATCGTCGACATCACGCAGACTGGGACCACCCTGCGCAAAAACGATCTGCGGATCGTCGAGGATGTCATGTTCGCTTCGGCGAGATTCATCGCCAATCCCGGCAGTCTGCGGACCCGTTCATTACAAGTCGGTGAACTCGTGCAGGCTTTGGGCGGTCTGAAGGTACAATGAAGATGATCGCCGGATTTCCCGGGCGACACGAGGAAAGGTCGATTCAACGATGATCCGCCGAATAGATCTCGAACCAGGAGCCAAGCTCACCGAGGACCAACTTGCGCGCACTTCCAGCATCGACGCTGAGGTACTGTCCGTAGCGGCAAGGATCATCGACGAGGTCCGTCGACGCGATGACGAGGCGCTTTTCGACTACACCAAGCGCTTCGATAGCGTCGAGCTCACCACCCTTCGGGTAACCGCCGAGGAGATCTCGGACGCTATGACCTCCGTCGACGATGAGTTTCTCGACGCGGTCTCGGCTGCCGCCTCGGCGATCGAGGATTTCCATGCCCGCCAGGTGACGCAGTCGTGGTTCACGACTCACGAGGGCGGGATATTCCTGGGACAGAAGGTCACGCCGCTCTCGCGCGTAGGCATCTATGTGCCCGGCGGACGGGCGTGCTACCCCTCAAGCGTGCTGATGGGCGCGATTCCTGCGCTGGTCGCAGGCGTGGACGAGGTCGTCATGGTGGCCCCGCCCGATTCAAGCGGGAACATCAACCCGTACACGCTGGCCGCTGCCGCGATCGTCGGCATCGACGAGATTTACAAGGTGGGCGGGGCGCAGGCGATCGCCGCCCTGGCATTCGGAACGCGATCGATCCCGCGTGTCGACAAGATCGTCGGCCCGGGCAACGCTTATGTGACCGCCGCCAAGAAGCTCGTGATGGGCGATTGCGGAATCGACATGCTTGCCGGTCCTTCGGAGGTACTGATACTCGCCGACGAGACCGCGGTCCCGCTCTTCGTGGCGATCGACCTCATGGCGCAGGCGGAGCACGATCCCCGTGCGGCCACCTACTTGGTGACCACCGACCCGGACCTTCCCGCAGAGGTCGAGGAGGCGCTGGGAGTGCTTCTCGGCGAGTCCCCAAGGGGGGAGATCACCGCGCAGTCCCTCTCGGAGAATGGCGTGTTCATCGTGTGCCCCGACACGCAGACAGCTCTCGACGCGGTGAACCTGATCGCGCCTGAGCACCTAGAGATCCAGACGGTGGACGCGTTCCACCTGCTCAGCGGCATCAAGAACGCCGGCGCCATCTTCCTGGGGCCTTGGACGCCCGAATCCGTGGGCGACTACGTCGCCGGGCCCAACCACGTACTACCCACTGGAGGCACCGCGCGCTTCTCGAATCCGCTTTCGGTCGATGATTTCGTCAAGAAGTCGTCGGTGCTGTCTTACTCGTTCGAGGCGCTCGAGTCAGAGGGCCCCGACGCCATGACCTTTGCGAACAGAGAAGGCTTGTGGGCGCACGAGGCGGCCATCGCACTGAGGCTGGGGATGGTACTCAGTGAGGACGATGATCCCGTACAAGGCGATGATGACACAGGCGGGAGCGAGCCTCGATGAAGAAAGTCAGGGACCCCAAGGACGCACTCGAAGGGCTTGTCCCTTACGATGCCAAGGCCATCAAGGCCGAAGTCGTGCTCTCCAACAACGAGCACCCCGACAACATCCCCAAGGAGATTGCAGCCTGGATCGCCCAGCGGATAGACAAGTTCCAGTTCAACCGCTATCCGGATCCCACGGCCCGGGAACTCAGAACGCTCATCGCCGAAGCGAACGGGCTGGATGCTGCCAACGTGCTTGTCGGGAACGGTGGCGATGAGTTGATTCTAGACATCCTGTTGGCATGGGGTGGCCCCAACCGCAAGGTGCTGGACCTGCCGCCGACTTTCTCGATGTACGCCATCGACGCAAAGATCACTGGAACCGAGCTCGTCAGCATCCCGCGGGACGCGGAGTTCAAGGTCGAAGGCGACGCTGTCCTAGAGCGGCTCGCACAAGGCGACATCGACGTCGTGATGATCGCCAATCCGAACAACCCGACTGGTAACTTATGCCCCGAAACCCTGCTGATCGACATCCTCAATGCTTCCGATGCGCTGGTTGTCGTCGACGAGGCGTACTTCGAGTTCTCCAGGCACACCATGAGGCCGCACATGGACAGGCATCGCAACCTGGTCATCTTGAGGACCTTCTCCAAGGCGTTCTCGATTGCGGGCATGCGGGTGGGCTACCTTCTCGGCCACGAAGATGTTCTCGACGAGATCCGCAAGGTGCGTCAGCCGTACTCGGTGAACGCCTTCTCGCAGTGGGTCGCGCTCAAGGTCTTTCGCGAGAGGGTCGTTTTCGAGAGTGCGATCCGCGAACTCATGCGCGAGCGGGACCGGATCGTCTTCGGCCTCGCTGAGCTCGACGGCGTGGAGGTCTTTTCCTCCGAGGCGAACTTCGTGCTCTTCCGCGTCGAGCATGCCGGTGCGCTGTGGCACGACCTGCTCCACAGTCACTCGGTGTTGGTGCGCGACCTAACGCGCGCCGAAGGATTGCAGGACTGCCTGCGCGTGACGATTGGGTCGCCGGAGGAGAACACGGCGTTCCTGACGGCGATGAGGGCCGCCCTGTCTGCTCGGCGGCTTTCACAGATGATGACCAGCGGGGCTGCTGCCGACCATCCAGCCACGCAAGAGGAGGCGGGGAAGTGACTGACATGACTCGGAAAGCAGCGATTGCGCGGGGCACTTCAGAGACATCGATTCAGCTTGAAGTCGACCTAGACGGTAGCGGTGTTGTGTCGGCGAGGACCGGGATCCCCTTCTTCGACCACATGCTCGATGCTTTCGGCAGGCACTCGCTGATCGACCTCGCCCTCGAGGCCACTGGTGACCTTGAGGTCGACGCGCATCACACGGTCGAGGACGTAGGCATCGTCTTGGGGCAGGCAGTAGCTAAGGCACTCGGCGACAAGTCGGGAATCAAGCGCTTCGGCTCGGCCACCGTTCCCATGGACGAAGCGCTGGTGCTCGCCGCGATCGACATCTCCGGCCGAGGCGGACTCCACTACGAGGTCGACCTGCCAATCGAATTCATCGGCACCTTCGATACGACGCTTGCCAAGGAGTTTCTCATCGCCTTTGCCAGCAATGCAGGCATGACCGTACACATACGGATGCTCGCAGGCGAGAACAGCCACCACATCATCGAAGCGGTGTTCAAGGCTCTGGCCCAGGCACTTCGTGTCGCCGTCGAGCTTGATCCGCGCGTCAAGAGCGTGCCCTCGACAAAGGGTGCCCTGTGATCGCTGTTGTCGATTACGGCATGGGCAACCTCAGAAGCGTGCAGAAGGGATTCGAGTCGGCCGGCGTCAATGGCGTTTCGATCACGAGCGATCCTTCGGCCATAGCCGCCGCCGATGGCATCGTCTTGCCCGGCGTGGGCGCATTTCGTGATGCGATGGCGCATCTTGATGCCAGCGGCATCAAGGAGGCCCTTGTGGCTGCGATAGCTTCCGGCACGCCGTTGCTCGGGATCTGCCTGGGGATGCAGATGCTCGCCGAGACAGGCTTCGAAGATGGCGAATGGCCGGGCCTAGGGGTGATACCCGGAACCTGCGTCCGACTCCCTGATGTGGTAAAAGTGCCGCACATGGGGTGGAACACCGTGGCTTACCCGCAACCCAGCCCGCTCTT
Protein-coding sequences here:
- the cimA gene encoding citramalate synthase, yielding MITLYDTTLRDGTQREGLTLSVGDKIRIAQRLDVLGIHYIEGGFPGSNPKDAEFFKRVRDVAFENAQITAFGATCRKGASAETDPGLLALLETGCDTLCIFGKAWDLHVTEALGATLAENVRMVHDSVAFLKAAGKQVFFDAEHFFDGYANDASYAIEVCQAAASAGADAIVLCDTNGGMMPHQVLSAVTAMSLVIDAPLGIHAHNDTGCAVANSLLAVEAGCVQVQGTANGYGERAGNADLLTIIPSLVLKMGKECITKEQLKLLTEVSHFIAETANLSPYPHQPYVGISAFAHKGGVHASAAAKLPEAYEHIDPASVGNLARVVVSELAGRASLTMKAKEMGIDLTGDAETVAEVLDSIKQLEHEGYSFETADGSLELMLRKKLGTYEPLFRLESFRCIMEKREDGKVATEATIKIHVGGHRYIATAEGNGPVNALDKALRIAMGRFYPHLEDFELVDYKVRVLEEKKGTAAVTRVLIETSDGEKSWGTVGVSENIIEASWDALVDGVEHGLAHPLAQCDHGPKTA
- a CDS encoding YerC/YecD family TrpR-related protein encodes the protein MSVDRLRTPEVDELLRALASIQNPDEAYALLQDLCTVREVQDMAQRLRVARMLAAGEHYSAIRHSTGASATTISRVSKALNYGADGYRTIIARLDEGPGER
- the dnaE gene encoding DNA polymerase III subunit alpha; translation: MRGQASADMSFVHLHTHSMYSLLDGAARITDLVSKAAEHKMPALALTDHGYIYGAVDFFRQAKKAGVKPIIGCEVYFTPGSISQREGKPELYHLLLLAKNDIGLANLKSLLSAAAVEGFFYKPRIDMELLTQHSEGLIGTSACMSGIVSKSIELGMVEQAREWAIKYSQIFAPGDFYLEIQDQGIVADNGVTQRQLCEKIAALGEELGLPLVATNDIHYISQEDSTTQDLLLCIGTGTTLSDEKRMKFSSTEFYMKSPAEMAEVMSAYPQALANTLEIAEKCSVDIDFDSLHLPVFPVPEGMTQEGYLHEQCVKGLKVRYGDPVPDSVMARLDSEIAVINEHGFAPYFLVVADIVQWAKGQGIGVGPGRGSAAGSIIAYSLGITTLDPIANGLLFERFLNPERSEMPDIDIDFDDERRGDVIQYMIDEYGEDKVAQIITFGTMKARAAVRDAGRVLGYPYGVPDRISKMIVEDLKGTIDSSLAQNSEFKADYDTNIDTKKIVDAARALEGIVRGEGVHAAGVVICPDPVRTHVPVKYDTKGGAVITQWDGVTVGDLGLLKMDILGLRTLTAIAHAVRGIEERHGLRIDPEQIPIDDKKTFDLLSRGDTMGVFQVESAGMRQLLKKMKPTTFEDVVAILALYRPGPLGSGMVDDFVERKLGRKEVTYYDDRLAPILKETYGTVVYQEQVMRISMEMSGFSAAKADKLRKAMGKKLTDVLAALKGDWVEGAKGNGYDAKLAESMWNDIEPFAEYAFNKSHSAAYGLITLQTAYLKAHYPSEYMAAVLSSHQGKTENIVKYVAECNRAGLKILPPDVNSSNKRFTAVDEGIRFGLADIRGVGEAVVEEILKAREKGGPFSSLHDFCERVEAGKFNKKTLEALVKAGAFDSTGYSRMQLSGLVDECVELAARRHKDRQSGQVSMFDLFSAEDVGGIDDIPEPSGEEWDKKIKLTFEKEMLGIYVSDHPLKAIAGKIREAADYSLLEVEDLPAGTIARFAGILSAVDRKPTRAGKMMAIMTLEDLGGSVEAVLFPQMFDKFRDLIAEEAQVCLKAKIEEDDRGRKLIVMDVTALEPTERVRKPGKVVVETDHAAIANGRFDELKELVDRYPGSDTLELHLRGSGSVRVFACGMVDRYENGLHAGLMEMFGGACVRT
- a CDS encoding fumarylacetoacetate hydrolase family protein, with the translated sequence MESIDQGYGIDEIRRRKMRVVRVLSDCDCRYGLADAQTVTLISDEPFAAWETERTLSLHEASLLTPVVPTKIVCVGLNYRGHAAELGQPIPQEPVIFLKPPTTINKPEGEIVIPPGIGQVDYEAELAVVIGRHTHNASPAEARQSILGYTCANDVTAREIQRRDGQWTRAKSFDGFCPLGPWVETDVEPDDLLVEAIINGEVRQAARTSEMIFGVYDLVSFISGVMTLLPGDVVLTGTPAGIGAVRPGDKVEVRIEGIGSLTNTVV
- the hisZ gene encoding ATP phosphoribosyltransferase regulatory subunit, producing the protein MRPTTPRGFRDILTREARERDQISRSIIEALAAWGYSIVETPIVEEYTTLQVGVGKSLQGTVFPFVDTDGTLLALRPEMSVPIARLAATRLSQSPGPHRLSYSSEVFREQVSLRGQARQFTQVGLELIGASGPVADAEVVGTLVESLRATGLRGFVVAVGTVEVLRSIITSSDMDSQWKDAVIEAAQKRNLVAIDLLAAREGLDSAVASALRVVPRLRGGREVIAECSQVAGSFAGVAAALDLLGATWDLLEASGVQEFVSIDLGTMRSFDYYAGMVLEVFAPQLGVAIGGGGRYDPVMSEFGDPCPAAGFALGLERVHIALSEQGGVKPSRALDAVLGGEAQQSFVAAAKLRAAGWRVRLACGDRASVAEEGPQFAAKLALWASADGVVVLGSDASVTGTLSEPFGEPPSQAERESEVRS
- the hisG gene encoding ATP phosphoribosyltransferase, whose protein sequence is MKRSIEAHEAASRSRLRFAIPKGALFSGAVDVLSRIGVDTRGLEESGRQLIVVTDDFEFVISKPSDIPIYVATGAADVGIAGADVLAELQVDVVEILDLGFGACKMVVAEPLVPREDPQQVYEHLGVIRVATKYPRITERHYSRKGVQVEVVKLNGNIEIAPLIGMADQIVDITQTGTTLRKNDLRIVEDVMFASARFIANPGSLRTRSLQVGELVQALGGLKVQ
- the hisD gene encoding histidinol dehydrogenase, coding for MIRRIDLEPGAKLTEDQLARTSSIDAEVLSVAARIIDEVRRRDDEALFDYTKRFDSVELTTLRVTAEEISDAMTSVDDEFLDAVSAAASAIEDFHARQVTQSWFTTHEGGIFLGQKVTPLSRVGIYVPGGRACYPSSVLMGAIPALVAGVDEVVMVAPPDSSGNINPYTLAAAAIVGIDEIYKVGGAQAIAALAFGTRSIPRVDKIVGPGNAYVTAAKKLVMGDCGIDMLAGPSEVLILADETAVPLFVAIDLMAQAEHDPRAATYLVTTDPDLPAEVEEALGVLLGESPRGEITAQSLSENGVFIVCPDTQTALDAVNLIAPEHLEIQTVDAFHLLSGIKNAGAIFLGPWTPESVGDYVAGPNHVLPTGGTARFSNPLSVDDFVKKSSVLSYSFEALESEGPDAMTFANREGLWAHEAAIALRLGMVLSEDDDPVQGDDDTGGSEPR